A single genomic interval of Chloracidobacterium validum harbors:
- the rpmJ gene encoding 50S ribosomal protein L36 — MKVRASVKKICKSCKIITRFGVVRVICINPKHKQRQG; from the coding sequence ATGAAGGTTAGAGCATCTGTTAAGAAAATATGCAAATCTTGTAAGATTATTACGAGATTTGGTGTCGTCAGAGTCATATGTATTAACCCTAAACACAAACAAAGACAAGGTTGA
- the accB gene encoding acetyl-CoA carboxylase biotin carboxyl carrier protein, whose protein sequence is MNLKEIKELIEFVSEKQIAELEIDKAGLKLRIRTTQSVETTSSHLPTLSPTSISLPSGGTHIETQAPEKQEEDLYIVRSPIVGTFYRAPGPDAKPFVEVGTQVSSGTVLCIIEAMKLMNEVESDVSGEIVKIHQENGKPVEFGQPLFSVKRN, encoded by the coding sequence ATGAACTTAAAAGAAATAAAAGAGCTCATAGAATTTGTAAGTGAAAAACAAATAGCTGAATTAGAAATTGATAAAGCTGGACTAAAACTTCGGATTAGAACAACTCAATCTGTCGAAACTACCAGTTCTCATCTGCCTACTCTATCGCCAACGAGTATCTCGCTGCCTTCTGGGGGCACTCATATTGAAACCCAGGCTCCAGAAAAGCAAGAAGAGGACTTATATATAGTTCGCTCTCCTATTGTTGGCACTTTTTACAGGGCACCGGGTCCAGATGCGAAACCCTTTGTTGAGGTGGGTACACAAGTGTCGTCCGGTACTGTGCTGTGTATTATTGAGGCAATGAAATTGATGAATGAGGTTGAGTCTGATGTGTCAGGTGAGATTGTTAAGATACATCAAGAAAATGGTAAGCCTGTTGAATTTGGTCAACCCTTGTTCTCTGTGAAAAGGAATTAG
- the rpsM gene encoding 30S ribosomal protein S13 produces MARVAGVDLPEDKRVEIALTYIYGIGRSLSSKILEKANVDPGIKMHNLSEDELGRIRAVIDTSIVVEGDLRKQIQLDIKRLMEIQSYRGLRHRRSLPVRGQRTHTNARTRKGPRRATIAKKKAPGKK; encoded by the coding sequence ATGGCACGCGTTGCTGGTGTAGATCTTCCAGAAGACAAAAGAGTTGAGATTGCCCTAACCTATATATATGGCATAGGTAGGTCTTTGTCATCTAAAATACTTGAAAAGGCCAATGTCGATCCAGGTATAAAAATGCATAACCTGTCTGAGGATGAACTAGGCCGTATAAGAGCTGTTATTGACACCTCTATTGTTGTGGAGGGTGATCTAAGAAAACAAATCCAGTTGGATATAAAGCGGCTAATGGAGATTCAGTCTTATCGGGGTTTGAGACACAGAAGAAGTCTTCCCGTACGTGGGCAAAGAACGCATACAAATGCAAGAACGCGTAAAGGTCCTCGAAGAGCAACAATTGCTAAGAAGAAGGCTCCTGGGAAGAAGTAA
- the rplQ gene encoding 50S ribosomal protein L17: MRHLNAHRKLGRTSAHRKSLLRNLATSLVLNEKLVTTLQKAKELRPFVERAVTLGKRGDLHARRLAAGYFHAGNQKWNSNPKRLQTGTQRTAGVAALSKLFDVLSARFSDRKGGYTRILKLGTRRGDGAELAIIEFVGPEDN, translated from the coding sequence ATGAGACATCTAAATGCACATAGGAAATTAGGGAGGACTTCGGCACATAGGAAGTCTTTATTGAGAAATCTTGCAACATCCTTAGTATTAAATGAAAAGTTAGTCACGACTCTGCAAAAAGCAAAGGAGCTTCGCCCATTCGTAGAACGAGCTGTGACATTAGGTAAGCGTGGCGACTTACATGCTCGACGACTAGCAGCCGGTTATTTCCATGCTGGAAATCAGAAATGGAACTCAAACCCAAAGCGCCTGCAAACAGGGACGCAGAGGACGGCTGGTGTGGCTGCTCTATCGAAGCTCTTTGATGTTCTCTCTGCGCGTTTTTCAGACAGAAAGGGTGGTTATACTCGAATATTAAAACTTGGAACGCGTCGAGGTGACGGTGCCGAGCTGGCAATAATTGAATTTGTCGGACCAGAGGACAATTGA
- the map gene encoding type I methionyl aminopeptidase: MIITKTSQQIKKMHSAGRYLAELLLVLKEETLPGITTLQLDKIAEEWLHCKRLYSPFKGYRGYPSSICVSINEQVVHGIPAKRLIKEGDIVSIDAGVVFDGYVADSAITIPVGEVSKDIQNLLSVTESSLRRGIEQMVEGNRLYDITYAIQSYVESSGYSLVKEFCGHGVGRKMHEEPQVPNCGHKPNTGPRLRSGWVLAVEPMVNMGLPDVKIESDGWTVVTCDGLPSAHFEHTIAITPNGPLVLTDLS, encoded by the coding sequence ATGATCATAACAAAAACCTCTCAGCAGATAAAAAAAATGCATTCTGCTGGTAGGTATCTAGCAGAGTTGCTCTTAGTGCTTAAAGAAGAGACTTTGCCTGGCATCACGACTTTGCAGCTGGATAAAATTGCTGAAGAATGGTTGCACTGTAAACGTTTATATTCTCCCTTCAAAGGCTATCGTGGCTACCCGTCAAGTATATGCGTGTCTATTAATGAGCAAGTTGTTCATGGCATTCCTGCTAAGCGATTGATAAAGGAAGGTGATATTGTTAGTATAGATGCAGGCGTTGTCTTTGATGGGTATGTTGCCGATTCTGCGATTACTATTCCAGTAGGGGAGGTTTCAAAAGACATTCAGAACTTGCTTAGCGTGACAGAGTCCTCGTTGCGTCGAGGTATAGAGCAAATGGTCGAGGGAAACCGGCTTTATGACATTACATATGCGATACAATCTTATGTTGAGTCTAGTGGGTATAGTTTAGTCAAGGAATTTTGTGGCCACGGTGTGGGTCGTAAGATGCACGAAGAGCCACAGGTTCCTAACTGTGGGCACAAGCCAAATACTGGCCCACGTCTTCGTAGTGGGTGGGTGTTGGCAGTTGAGCCTATGGTTAACATGGGCTTGCCAGATGTGAAAATTGAAAGTGATGGATGGACAGTTGTTACTTGTGACGGTCTGCCTTCGGCTCACTTCGAGCATACGATTGCAATAACTCCAAATGGTCCGTTGGTGCTTACTGATTTATCCTAG
- the rpsD gene encoding 30S ribosomal protein S4, with the protein MARYRDAVCRLCRREGAKLFLKGNRCYKPSCPIEKRGTYPPGQHGKDSKRGKLTGYGEQLREKQKVKRIYGMLEGQFRSYFEKASRQRGIVGENLLVLLEKRLDNVVYRIGFATSRAQARQLVNHGHVRVNGKKVDIPSFQVKVGDIISIKDESAKNPHILHAFETAVGRGRPNWIEVENKTILSGRVVSLPRREDITQSISEQMIIELYSK; encoded by the coding sequence TTGGCAAGATATCGTGATGCTGTTTGTCGTCTTTGTCGTCGTGAGGGGGCTAAGCTCTTTTTGAAAGGGAATAGATGCTATAAACCCTCTTGTCCAATAGAAAAGAGAGGGACATATCCACCTGGTCAGCATGGTAAAGACTCTAAGCGAGGAAAGCTGACGGGATATGGTGAACAATTACGAGAAAAGCAAAAAGTGAAGCGTATATATGGGATGCTGGAAGGTCAGTTCAGGAGTTATTTTGAGAAGGCATCTCGTCAGCGTGGTATTGTTGGAGAGAATCTACTAGTTTTACTTGAAAAACGACTCGACAATGTTGTTTACAGGATTGGTTTTGCAACCTCTAGAGCACAGGCCCGCCAGTTAGTAAATCATGGACATGTGAGAGTGAATGGCAAAAAAGTAGATATCCCCTCTTTTCAGGTAAAAGTTGGAGATATTATATCAATAAAGGATGAAAGTGCGAAAAACCCTCACATACTGCATGCATTTGAAACGGCTGTCGGGCGAGGCCGTCCAAATTGGATAGAAGTTGAGAATAAGACAATACTATCTGGCCGCGTAGTTTCATTGCCAAGACGAGAGGATATTACTCAATCCATCAGTGAGCAGATGATTATTGAGTTGTACTCTAAGTAG
- the infA gene encoding translation initiation factor IF-1 gives MPKEDSIEASAFVLEALPNATFRVELENKHVVLARISGKMRKNFIKILPGDKVLVELSPYDLTRGRIVYRYK, from the coding sequence GTGCCTAAGGAAGATTCAATTGAGGCCTCAGCTTTCGTTTTAGAGGCTCTTCCAAATGCTACTTTTCGTGTTGAGCTTGAGAATAAACACGTAGTTCTTGCTCGAATTTCAGGCAAAATGCGGAAAAACTTTATTAAGATATTGCCTGGTGATAAAGTTTTAGTTGAGCTTTCGCCTTATGACTTGACAAGAGGGAGAATTGTTTACCGTTATAAGTAA
- a CDS encoding adenylate kinase family protein, giving the protein MMRSRKPLVIIMIGPPGSGKGTQSSKIGASLGIPKISTGDILRAVASEKTLFAESIRNTISSGGLVSDEILATLIKSRLASSDCENGFILDGYPRNTEQAIYLESLLSEAKYYIVVVEIDLPEDVLIKRVTGRFSCKLCGAIYNKYFRETKKKGVCDECGSLEFVYRSDDSEVVVTERLREYARQTLPVIDFYKSKKMLHKIDGNKTACDVYTDLMSIFSQLNESAGQ; this is encoded by the coding sequence ATGATGCGCAGTAGAAAACCTCTTGTAATTATCATGATAGGCCCTCCTGGCTCAGGTAAGGGAACTCAATCGAGTAAGATAGGAGCATCACTTGGTATACCGAAAATTTCAACTGGTGATATTTTGCGTGCTGTTGCCTCAGAGAAAACTTTGTTTGCTGAAAGTATAAGAAATACAATATCTTCAGGTGGTTTAGTTTCTGATGAGATATTGGCTACATTAATTAAATCAAGACTTGCTTCTTCTGATTGTGAAAATGGGTTTATTTTAGACGGTTATCCACGAAATACTGAGCAAGCAATCTATCTCGAAAGCCTGTTATCTGAGGCTAAGTATTACATAGTTGTAGTTGAAATCGATCTGCCAGAAGATGTTTTGATAAAGCGAGTGACTGGACGTTTCTCTTGCAAGCTCTGCGGCGCTATATACAATAAGTACTTTCGAGAAACAAAGAAGAAAGGCGTTTGTGACGAGTGTGGAAGCTTAGAATTTGTATATCGCTCTGATGATAGTGAAGTAGTTGTTACAGAAAGGCTGAGAGAGTATGCTCGTCAGACACTGCCAGTTATAGATTTCTACAAATCGAAAAAGATGCTACATAAGATTGATGGGAATAAAACTGCTTGTGATGTTTATACCGACCTAATGTCTATATTTTCACAACTGAATGAGTCAGCTGGTCAATGA
- a CDS encoding DNA-directed RNA polymerase subunit alpha — protein MWASFQRPKKLDCDLETLTDTYGCFQAQPFERGFGTTVGNSIRRALYSSMEGAAITAVKIEGALHEFSSIPGIVEDATDIILNLKRIPFKMLHNQSVSTLRLRATEPGGIYSRDIETEGDVEILDKNLYIATVSEGGSLSVEMRLKMGRGYVSADRNFDEDLAIGYIPIDSVHSPIKRVRCNVESARLGQDTDYEKLILEVWTNGSIKPTDSIGLAAKLVKDHMSIFINFEETEVGVEPVEVQHPKRVNNENLDRSVEELELSVRSYNCLKNADIRTIRELVQKNEQEMLKTKNFGRKSLNEIKEILAAMGLGLGAIFDENGNIVGYRND, from the coding sequence ATGTGGGCATCTTTTCAGCGTCCTAAAAAGCTAGACTGTGATTTGGAAACACTCACTGACACTTATGGCTGCTTTCAAGCTCAACCCTTTGAGAGAGGTTTTGGGACTACTGTTGGTAATAGTATTCGCCGGGCTCTATACTCTTCAATGGAAGGGGCCGCAATAACAGCCGTGAAAATCGAGGGCGCGCTGCATGAATTTTCTTCAATCCCTGGTATTGTCGAGGACGCAACGGATATTATCCTGAATTTGAAAAGAATTCCCTTTAAGATGTTACACAATCAGTCAGTTTCTACATTGCGACTCAGAGCTACTGAACCAGGTGGAATTTATTCACGCGATATTGAAACTGAAGGTGATGTAGAAATTCTAGACAAAAACCTCTACATTGCAACTGTCAGTGAGGGAGGATCTCTATCTGTCGAAATGCGTCTAAAAATGGGACGGGGATACGTTTCTGCCGACAGAAACTTCGATGAAGATTTAGCGATTGGATATATACCGATCGACTCGGTTCACTCGCCTATAAAACGTGTCCGTTGTAATGTTGAGTCAGCTCGTCTTGGTCAGGATACAGATTACGAAAAGCTCATACTAGAAGTCTGGACCAATGGGAGTATAAAACCTACTGACTCAATTGGCTTAGCCGCTAAGTTAGTCAAAGACCATATGTCAATATTCATAAATTTTGAAGAAACAGAGGTAGGTGTAGAGCCAGTTGAAGTTCAGCATCCAAAACGAGTTAATAACGAAAATTTAGACCGTTCAGTTGAAGAGCTCGAATTAAGTGTCAGATCCTACAACTGTTTGAAGAATGCAGATATAAGAACAATTAGAGAACTCGTCCAGAAAAACGAGCAAGAGATGCTTAAGACTAAAAATTTCGGACGTAAGTCGCTCAATGAAATAAAAGAGATACTAGCTGCTATGGGTCTTGGATTAGGTGCAATTTTTGACGAGAATGGTAATATAGTTGGTTACAGGAATGACTAG
- the rpsK gene encoding 30S ribosomal protein S11, producing MAKKNSQSKPSLKKKTFKKKEKKNIPQGIVHIQASFNNTLVSITDLNGNLLAASSSGALGFKGSRKGTPFAAQQAAAKATAVAKESGLQSCEVRISGPGSGRESAIRAIQANGVEVRLIRDVTPIPHNGCRPRKKRRV from the coding sequence ATGGCGAAAAAGAATAGTCAGTCTAAACCTTCTTTGAAGAAAAAGACGTTCAAGAAAAAAGAAAAGAAGAATATCCCACAAGGAATAGTCCACATTCAAGCTTCTTTCAATAATACTCTAGTAAGCATAACGGATCTGAATGGTAATCTATTAGCTGCTAGTAGCTCTGGTGCGCTTGGCTTCAAGGGATCAAGGAAAGGTACTCCGTTTGCAGCACAGCAGGCAGCTGCTAAAGCAACGGCAGTTGCAAAAGAATCAGGTTTGCAATCTTGCGAGGTTCGTATCAGTGGACCTGGTTCTGGTCGAGAGTCTGCGATAAGAGCTATTCAAGCTAATGGCGTGGAGGTTCGTCTCATTCGTGATGTTACTCCTATCCCACACAATGGTTGTCGTCCGCGCAAGAAGCGAAGGGTTTAA